A DNA window from Shewanella baltica contains the following coding sequences:
- the metA gene encoding homoserine O-acetyltransferase MetA, translating into MPVRIPDHLPAAEVLESENIFVMSETRAANQDIRPMKVLILNLMPNKIETETQLLRLLGNTPLQVDVDLLRIHDKESKHTSIDHMNTFYRDFEAVRHKNYDGLIITGAPLGQIDFEDVVYWDHIREIIDWSQEHVTSVLFLCWAAHAGLYHLYGLNRKVLPQKRSGVFVHRRTSQHFPLLRGFDDEFFAPHSRFAEMDVEEIRQHPQLQLLAESDEAGAYLVLSRNNRNLFVMGHPEYQKSTLNEEYQRDLSQGLDPNVPQNYYRNDDPKAVAIARWHSHGSLLVSNWLNYYVYQLTPYDLSDMTAMTPWESR; encoded by the coding sequence ATGCCGGTTAGAATTCCAGATCATCTGCCCGCAGCAGAAGTGTTAGAGTCAGAAAATATTTTCGTTATGTCCGAGACGCGGGCGGCTAATCAAGATATCAGACCGATGAAGGTGCTGATTTTGAACTTGATGCCGAACAAAATCGAGACAGAAACCCAGTTACTGCGTTTACTGGGCAACACGCCTTTACAAGTCGATGTGGATTTACTGCGTATTCACGACAAAGAATCCAAGCATACTTCCATCGATCACATGAATACTTTCTACCGTGACTTTGAAGCCGTGCGCCATAAAAATTACGATGGTCTTATCATTACAGGTGCGCCGCTTGGACAAATCGATTTCGAAGATGTGGTTTATTGGGACCATATCCGTGAAATCATCGACTGGTCGCAAGAGCATGTCACCTCAGTGTTGTTTTTATGCTGGGCAGCCCATGCGGGTTTGTATCATCTCTATGGTTTAAATCGAAAAGTATTGCCGCAGAAGCGTTCAGGCGTGTTTGTGCATCGCCGTACCTCTCAGCATTTCCCGTTACTGCGCGGTTTTGATGATGAATTTTTCGCACCCCATTCCCGTTTTGCCGAAATGGATGTCGAAGAAATTAGACAACATCCACAGCTGCAGCTATTGGCCGAGTCCGATGAGGCTGGGGCTTATTTGGTGTTGAGTCGGAATAATCGTAACTTGTTTGTGATGGGTCACCCTGAATATCAAAAGTCGACCTTAAACGAGGAATATCAGCGAGACTTAAGCCAAGGCTTAGACCCGAATGTGCCGCAGAATTATTATCGTAATGATGATCCTAAAGCCGTCGCCATTGCTCGCTGGCACAGCCACGGTAGCCTGCTGGTGAGTAACTGGCTCAACTATTACGTCTATCAGTTAACCCCTTACGACTTAAGCGATATGACGGCGATGACACCGTGGGAGTCGCGTTAA
- a CDS encoding thiolase family protein, producing the protein MSTEQLNQDIVIVAAKRTPMGGFQGNLSSVASPMLAATAIKGLLAETQLAGEHVDEVLMGCVLPAGLGQAPARQATLGAGLPLSVGATTVNKVCGSGMKTVMLAHDLIKAGSAKVVIAGGMESMSQAPYLLDKARGGMRMGHGKVLDHMFLDGLEDAYTGGAMGTFAQKTADEFGITREQMDAFALSSLEKANAAINSGAFKTEITPVTVSDRRGDVTIDTDEQPGNARPEKIPTLRSAFTKDGTITAANSSSISDGAAALMLTSRGEADRLGLAVLATIKGHTTHAQEPSLFTTAPVGAMAKLLANVGWSTDEVDLFEINEAFAMVTMLAVSELGLDIAKVNVNGGACALGHPIGCSGSRLLVTLIHALKARGLKRGVASLCIGGGEATAMAIEV; encoded by the coding sequence ATGAGTACTGAACAGTTAAATCAAGATATCGTTATCGTTGCCGCTAAACGCACCCCAATGGGTGGGTTTCAAGGCAATTTGTCATCCGTAGCATCACCCATGTTAGCTGCGACGGCCATTAAAGGCTTGTTAGCGGAAACACAATTGGCGGGTGAGCATGTTGATGAAGTCTTGATGGGCTGCGTATTACCCGCAGGCTTAGGTCAAGCGCCAGCACGTCAGGCAACTTTGGGTGCGGGATTACCCTTATCCGTTGGTGCGACCACAGTGAATAAAGTCTGTGGCTCAGGCATGAAGACGGTAATGTTAGCCCACGATTTGATTAAAGCGGGCAGTGCCAAAGTGGTGATCGCAGGCGGCATGGAAAGCATGAGCCAAGCGCCGTATTTACTCGATAAAGCCCGCGGCGGCATGCGCATGGGCCATGGTAAAGTGTTAGATCACATGTTTTTAGATGGTCTTGAAGATGCCTACACGGGCGGTGCTATGGGGACGTTCGCCCAGAAAACGGCCGATGAATTTGGTATCACCCGCGAGCAGATGGACGCTTTTGCCCTAAGCTCGCTCGAAAAAGCCAATGCCGCGATTAACTCGGGTGCTTTTAAAACCGAAATCACGCCCGTCACAGTCAGTGATCGTCGTGGTGATGTGACTATCGATACCGACGAGCAACCCGGAAATGCCCGCCCTGAAAAAATTCCTACGCTGCGCTCAGCCTTTACCAAAGATGGCACTATCACAGCGGCAAACTCTAGCTCTATTTCCGATGGCGCAGCGGCATTAATGTTGACCTCGCGCGGCGAAGCTGACCGTTTAGGCTTAGCCGTGTTAGCCACCATTAAAGGCCACACGACTCACGCCCAAGAGCCTTCATTGTTCACCACTGCACCGGTTGGCGCTATGGCGAAATTGCTGGCCAATGTCGGTTGGTCAACGGATGAGGTGGATTTATTCGAAATCAACGAAGCCTTCGCTATGGTGACTATGCTTGCTGTGTCTGAGCTAGGTTTAGATATCGCTAAGGTAAACGTTAATGGCGGCGCCTGCGCCTTAGGTCATCCGATTGGTTGCTCGGGTTCACGTTTACTGGTGACCTTAATTCATGCATTGAAAGCCCGCGGCTTGAAGCGCGGTGTCGCCTCGCTGTGTATCGGCGGTGGTGAAGCGACGGCGATGGCCATCGAGGTTTAA
- a CDS encoding acyl-CoA dehydrogenase family protein, whose translation MDFNFNDDQRQFADLARQFAAEELTPFAAKWDEEHHFPKDVIQKAGELGFCSLYSPESEGGMGLSRLDASIIFEELAKGCTATTAMLTIHNMATWMVTTWGTETLRQTWSEPLTTGQMLASYCLTEPGAGSDAASLQTKAVRDGDEYVISGSKMFISGAGATELLVVMCRTGQAGPKGISAIAIPADAAGVIYGKAEDKMGWNAQPTRQITFENVRVPVANLLGEEGQGFAFAMKGLDGGRINIATCSVGTAQAALERATQYMNERQQFGKPLAAFQALQFKLADMATELVAARQMVRLAAFKLDSSDPEATAYCAMAKRFATDVGFQVCDAALQIHGGYGYIREYPLERHFRDVRVHQILEGTNEIMRLIIARRLLDENAGQIL comes from the coding sequence ATGGATTTTAATTTCAACGATGACCAACGCCAGTTTGCCGATCTTGCGCGCCAGTTTGCCGCGGAAGAATTAACCCCTTTTGCCGCCAAGTGGGATGAAGAACATCATTTCCCCAAAGACGTGATCCAAAAAGCCGGTGAGCTGGGTTTTTGCTCTCTGTATTCGCCAGAATCGGAAGGTGGCATGGGCTTATCGCGCCTCGATGCGTCGATTATTTTTGAAGAGCTCGCCAAGGGCTGCACTGCGACCACGGCCATGCTGACCATTCACAATATGGCCACTTGGATGGTGACGACTTGGGGAACTGAAACCCTGCGTCAGACTTGGTCTGAGCCGTTAACAACAGGGCAAATGTTAGCGTCCTATTGCTTAACTGAGCCGGGCGCGGGTTCAGACGCCGCATCTTTGCAAACCAAAGCGGTGCGCGACGGTGATGAGTATGTGATTTCAGGTTCGAAGATGTTTATCTCAGGTGCGGGCGCAACTGAACTATTAGTGGTGATGTGCCGCACAGGTCAAGCGGGGCCTAAGGGGATTTCTGCCATTGCCATTCCGGCGGATGCCGCTGGCGTTATCTACGGTAAAGCCGAAGATAAAATGGGCTGGAATGCCCAGCCGACCCGTCAAATTACCTTTGAAAACGTGCGTGTGCCAGTAGCCAACTTGCTCGGTGAAGAAGGTCAAGGTTTTGCCTTCGCGATGAAAGGCTTAGACGGCGGTCGTATCAATATTGCGACCTGTTCAGTCGGTACGGCGCAAGCGGCGCTGGAGCGTGCAACTCAGTATATGAATGAGCGTCAGCAATTTGGTAAACCTTTAGCGGCTTTCCAAGCACTACAATTTAAGCTCGCCGATATGGCGACTGAGTTAGTCGCAGCCCGCCAAATGGTGCGCCTTGCGGCCTTTAAACTCGACAGCAGCGATCCTGAAGCCACAGCCTATTGCGCCATGGCAAAACGTTTTGCCACCGATGTGGGCTTTCAAGTCTGTGATGCGGCGCTGCAAATTCATGGCGGATATGGTTATATAAGGGAGTACCCGCTGGAACGTCACTTCCGTGATGTGCGTGTGCACCAGATTTTAGAAGGCACCAACGAAATTATGCGCTTAATTATCGCCCGTCGTTTACTCGATGAAAATGCAGGACAAATCCTCTAA
- a CDS encoding YbaY family lipoprotein: MNKWLRLSALRLTALALMALMGVLSGCATPNAIVEIKGETLYRERIALPAEAKVVVQLLDVSKMDVPAIVMAERVQQGAATPTPFSFAIGSDQFQPGHTYAIGARIMLGDKLLFINTQAYHIDLNSTEPMTILLEKVGG; the protein is encoded by the coding sequence ATGAACAAATGGTTGCGTTTAAGCGCGTTGAGATTAACTGCTTTAGCATTAATGGCACTAATGGGTGTGTTATCGGGTTGTGCGACACCCAATGCTATCGTGGAGATAAAAGGCGAGACCTTGTATCGCGAACGGATTGCTCTGCCCGCCGAGGCTAAGGTCGTAGTGCAACTGCTCGATGTATCAAAAATGGATGTGCCAGCCATAGTGATGGCGGAGCGCGTACAACAAGGTGCAGCAACACCAACGCCATTCAGTTTTGCGATTGGCAGCGATCAGTTCCAACCCGGGCACACTTATGCCATAGGTGCACGGATAATGCTCGGTGATAAGTTATTGTTTATTAATACTCAAGCCTATCACATTGACCTCAATTCGACTGAGCCAATGACGATACTGCTAGAGAAAGTCGGTGGCTAG
- a CDS encoding CoA-acylating methylmalonate-semialdehyde dehydrogenase, translating to MTTQVKHYIDGEFTQGTGTSQIIVTNPANNSPIAVINAATSEEVHAAIASAKAAFKTWKEVPVSERARVMLRYQHLLKEHHDELATILAHETGKTFEDAKGDVWRGIEVAEHACNVASLLMGETVENVARSIDTYSYTQPLGVCAGITPFNFPAMIPLWMFPLAIACGNTFILKPSEQDPMTPQRLVELFVEAGAPKGVLQLVHGDKTAVDILLADPAIKAISFVGSVAVGQYIYKTGTDNLKRVQAFAGAKNHCVIMPDANKQQVINNLVGASVGAAGQRCMAISVAVFVGAAKEWIPELKEALAKVRPGLWDDKEAGYGPVISPAAKARVLKLIKQGIDEGAECLLDGSDFTVEGYESGNWIGPTMFNKVSTEMSIYKEEIFGPVLCCMESDSLEAAIELVNASPYGNGTSIFTASGAAARKYQHEIEVGQVGINVPIPVPLPFFSFTGWKGSFYGDQHAYGKQAVRFYTETKTITSRWFESDIAVASTPNMSINLR from the coding sequence ATGACCACACAAGTAAAGCATTACATTGACGGTGAGTTTACCCAAGGTACGGGCACATCGCAGATTATTGTCACCAATCCCGCGAATAACTCGCCGATTGCCGTGATTAATGCTGCTACGAGCGAAGAAGTTCACGCTGCCATTGCTAGCGCCAAAGCCGCTTTCAAAACGTGGAAAGAAGTGCCAGTTTCTGAACGTGCGCGCGTCATGTTGCGCTATCAACATCTGTTAAAAGAACATCACGACGAACTTGCGACCATTCTTGCCCATGAAACGGGTAAAACCTTCGAAGATGCCAAGGGCGATGTATGGCGCGGTATCGAAGTCGCTGAACACGCCTGTAACGTGGCGTCATTATTGATGGGCGAAACCGTTGAGAACGTCGCGCGTTCAATCGACACTTATAGCTACACTCAACCACTGGGTGTGTGTGCCGGTATTACGCCATTTAACTTCCCTGCGATGATCCCGTTATGGATGTTCCCACTGGCGATTGCCTGCGGTAACACCTTCATTTTAAAGCCTTCAGAACAAGATCCAATGACGCCGCAGCGCCTTGTTGAACTGTTTGTTGAAGCGGGTGCACCTAAGGGCGTATTGCAATTAGTGCATGGCGACAAAACTGCCGTGGATATTCTGCTGGCAGACCCTGCAATTAAAGCCATTTCCTTCGTCGGTTCTGTGGCTGTGGGCCAGTATATTTATAAAACAGGTACCGATAATTTAAAACGCGTACAAGCCTTTGCGGGCGCGAAAAATCACTGCGTTATCATGCCTGATGCGAACAAACAGCAAGTGATCAATAACTTAGTTGGCGCCTCTGTAGGCGCGGCGGGTCAGCGCTGTATGGCGATTTCGGTTGCCGTGTTTGTTGGCGCCGCTAAAGAGTGGATCCCTGAACTCAAAGAAGCCTTAGCCAAGGTTCGCCCAGGTTTATGGGACGATAAGGAAGCAGGTTACGGCCCTGTCATAAGCCCTGCAGCTAAGGCACGCGTGCTGAAACTTATCAAGCAGGGGATTGATGAAGGCGCTGAGTGTTTGCTCGATGGCAGCGACTTTACCGTGGAAGGTTATGAGTCAGGCAACTGGATTGGCCCAACCATGTTCAATAAAGTCTCCACAGAGATGAGCATCTATAAGGAAGAAATCTTTGGCCCTGTACTGTGTTGCATGGAGTCGGACTCATTAGAAGCGGCCATCGAATTAGTCAATGCCAGCCCGTATGGCAACGGTACTTCTATCTTTACTGCCAGCGGTGCGGCTGCTCGTAAATATCAACACGAAATCGAAGTCGGCCAAGTGGGAATTAACGTGCCTATTCCTGTGCCATTACCTTTCTTCTCATTTACCGGTTGGAAGGGCAGTTTCTACGGCGATCAACATGCTTACGGTAAGCAAGCGGTACGTTTCTATACCGAGACTAAAACTATCACTTCACGCTGGTTTGAGTCCGATATCGCCGTGGCGTCTACGCCAAACATGAGCATTAACTTGCGCTAA
- the ompW gene encoding outer membrane protein OmpW, whose translation MMNKNTVSTLIAATLLAAGFSASVSAHQAGDIIVRAGAIVVAPNESSDDVAGKGEFQISNDTQLGLNFGYMLTDNFGVELLAATPFSHDVSLGGTKIAETKQLPPTLVAQYYFGNSQSVVRPYIGVGVNYTNFYDNEFTNDLGGALTDLSMTTSWGLAAQAGIDYQVNKNWLVNASVWYSQISSDVKFKLSGDTVVIGTDIDPWVYMVSVGYTF comes from the coding sequence ATGATGAACAAAAATACTGTTTCTACACTGATCGCTGCCACCCTTTTAGCTGCTGGTTTTTCTGCTTCTGTATCGGCTCACCAAGCAGGTGACATTATCGTTCGTGCGGGTGCCATCGTTGTTGCGCCAAACGAATCAAGCGATGATGTTGCTGGTAAAGGCGAGTTCCAAATCAGTAACGACACTCAACTGGGTTTGAACTTTGGTTATATGTTGACTGATAACTTTGGGGTAGAGCTATTAGCAGCAACGCCTTTTAGCCATGACGTTTCTTTGGGTGGGACTAAAATTGCTGAAACTAAGCAACTGCCGCCAACGCTAGTGGCACAGTACTATTTCGGTAATTCTCAATCAGTGGTTCGCCCTTACATTGGCGTCGGTGTTAATTACACTAACTTTTATGATAATGAGTTCACCAATGATTTAGGTGGTGCGTTAACTGACTTAAGCATGACCACGTCTTGGGGCTTAGCGGCACAAGCGGGTATTGACTATCAGGTTAACAAAAACTGGTTAGTGAACGCATCTGTGTGGTACTCGCAAATTAGCAGCGATGTCAAGTTTAAATTATCGGGTGACACTGTGGTTATTGGTACCGATATTGACCCATGGGTTTATATGGTCAGCGTAGGTTACACTTTTTAA
- a CDS encoding SDR family NAD(P)-dependent oxidoreductase, translating into MTQATAIIVGASSQLSREIAKQLADQQVELVLFAQDPESLRDFALSLPTKVQVFSLQIEQPQAIITQLESVWQSLGGAHLVLVNTGLNSYDPELPWLPEQDIIDVNVRGFAAICNTAFRLFREQGYGQLAAINSIAGLRGGPSVAYHASKAFGQNYLEGLCMHAQRLKLPITITDIQLGLLDKAAMQQSAMWLAPLPQVAAQIIKAMKQGKRRVYVTKRWRLVAWLTVLLPEFIYNTRHWKAKKPKR; encoded by the coding sequence ATGACCCAAGCAACTGCAATAATTGTGGGAGCTAGCTCACAATTAAGTCGTGAAATTGCAAAGCAATTGGCAGATCAACAGGTTGAATTAGTCTTATTCGCCCAAGATCCAGAATCACTCCGCGATTTTGCCTTATCCTTGCCAACAAAAGTACAAGTATTTTCACTTCAAATTGAACAGCCTCAAGCCATTATCACTCAACTTGAATCCGTCTGGCAGAGTCTTGGCGGTGCGCACTTAGTCTTAGTCAATACAGGCCTCAATAGTTATGATCCTGAGCTGCCTTGGCTGCCAGAGCAAGACATTATCGATGTCAATGTGCGAGGTTTTGCCGCTATCTGCAATACGGCATTTAGACTATTTCGCGAGCAAGGTTATGGACAACTGGCGGCAATAAACTCTATCGCAGGTTTGCGCGGTGGCCCAAGTGTGGCCTATCACGCCTCAAAAGCCTTTGGGCAGAATTACCTTGAGGGCTTATGTATGCACGCCCAGCGCCTCAAGTTACCCATTACGATTACCGATATCCAACTCGGTTTACTCGATAAAGCCGCCATGCAACAAAGTGCAATGTGGCTTGCCCCGTTGCCACAAGTCGCAGCACAGATCATCAAAGCAATGAAGCAAGGTAAACGCCGCGTCTATGTGACTAAACGCTGGCGCCTCGTCGCTTGGCTCACCGTATTATTACCCGAATTTATCTATAACACTCGCCACTGGAAGGCTAAAAAGCCAAAGCGCTAA
- a CDS encoding nucleotidyltransferase family protein, translating to MSHVLDEAMSEAELKHRLLEWIAQDCERVRALKLALQCAKVHSMPQWCLAAGFVRNLVWDRLHGFELSPLNDIDLIYFCPLDISPERDLAIETYLNQLAPELPWSVKNQARMHVRNQDMAYSSCVDAMAYWPELETAVGVSYQVVDVESDTQTQTKTGTQTCVGMKNYPASYDIELVAPFGLNSLFALKLSANPKRSLSVFDHRVATKGWLTQYPLLECCRTS from the coding sequence ATGAGTCATGTTCTGGATGAGGCTATGAGTGAAGCAGAGCTAAAGCATCGATTACTCGAATGGATCGCTCAGGATTGCGAGCGGGTGAGGGCGCTTAAACTCGCGCTCCAATGCGCCAAAGTACACTCAATGCCGCAGTGGTGCCTTGCGGCGGGATTTGTCCGTAATCTAGTCTGGGATCGCTTGCACGGATTTGAGTTGAGTCCACTGAACGATATCGATCTGATCTATTTTTGCCCGTTAGATATCAGTCCCGAGCGGGATCTGGCAATTGAAACCTATCTTAATCAGCTTGCCCCTGAGTTACCTTGGTCGGTGAAGAATCAGGCGCGCATGCATGTTCGAAATCAAGACATGGCTTACTCATCTTGTGTTGATGCGATGGCCTATTGGCCAGAGCTTGAAACCGCAGTCGGGGTGAGCTATCAAGTTGTTGATGTAGAATCTGATACTCAGACTCAGACTAAGACTGGGACTCAGACTTGTGTTGGGATGAAAAATTATCCCGCGTCTTATGATATTGAGCTGGTGGCTCCTTTTGGGCTGAACTCCTTGTTTGCACTCAAACTGAGCGCCAATCCAAAGCGATCATTATCCGTGTTTGATCACAGAGTCGCGACTAAGGGTTGGCTAACTCAGTATCCCTTGCTTGAGTGTTGCCGCACAAGCTGA
- a CDS encoding fumarylacetoacetate hydrolase family protein — MKLASYNNGRRDGQLMLVSRDLTKTVAVPAIAHTMQQLLDGWDLLKPQLQELYDALNEGMLDNAQAFDEAKCLSPLPRAYQWADGSAYVNHVELVRKARGAEMPETFWTDPLFYQGGSDSFIAPKADIPLASEDWGIDFESEIAIITDDVPMGVSSDNAAKHIKLLMLVNDVSLRNLIPGELAKGFGFFQSKPSSSFSPVAVTPDELGARWEDSKVHLPLITHLNGELFGRPNAGVDMTFNFSQLVSHVAKTRPLGAGAIIGSGTISNYDRSAGSSCLAEKRMLEVIAEGKATTPFMRFGDTVRIEMLDDNDVTIFGSIDQKVVEYKA, encoded by the coding sequence ATGAAACTTGCAAGTTATAACAATGGTCGCCGCGATGGTCAGTTGATGTTAGTTAGCCGCGATCTCACTAAAACGGTTGCCGTTCCTGCCATTGCCCACACTATGCAGCAATTACTCGACGGTTGGGATTTACTGAAACCGCAATTGCAAGAATTGTACGACGCGTTAAATGAAGGCATGTTAGATAACGCCCAAGCGTTTGACGAAGCTAAGTGCTTGTCGCCACTACCGCGTGCCTACCAATGGGCCGATGGCAGCGCTTATGTGAATCACGTTGAGTTAGTCCGTAAGGCTCGCGGCGCAGAAATGCCTGAAACCTTCTGGACAGATCCGCTGTTCTATCAAGGTGGGTCAGACAGTTTTATTGCCCCTAAAGCCGATATTCCACTGGCGAGTGAAGACTGGGGTATCGATTTCGAATCTGAAATCGCGATCATTACCGATGATGTGCCTATGGGCGTGAGCAGCGACAATGCGGCTAAGCATATTAAATTGTTGATGTTAGTGAACGATGTATCACTGCGTAACTTAATCCCTGGTGAGTTGGCGAAAGGGTTTGGTTTCTTCCAATCTAAGCCATCGAGCAGTTTTTCACCTGTGGCAGTGACGCCGGATGAACTGGGCGCACGCTGGGAAGATTCGAAAGTGCATTTACCGCTGATCACCCATTTAAACGGTGAGTTATTTGGTCGTCCAAATGCGGGCGTCGATATGACCTTTAATTTCAGCCAGTTAGTTTCACATGTTGCAAAAACCCGTCCATTGGGTGCAGGCGCGATTATTGGCTCAGGTACTATTTCTAACTATGACCGTAGCGCAGGCTCTAGCTGTTTAGCGGAAAAACGTATGTTAGAAGTGATTGCTGAAGGCAAAGCCACTACGCCATTTATGCGTTTTGGCGATACTGTGCGCATCGAAATGCTCGATGACAACGATGTAACGATTTTCGGTTCTATCGATCAAAAAGTGGTTGAATACAAAGCCTAA
- the maiA gene encoding maleylacetoacetate isomerase, translating into MKLYGYWRSSAAYRVRIALNLKGISAEQLSVHLVRDGGEQHKAAYSALNPLELVPTLVMDDELDADALSQSLAIIEYLDEIHPQSPLLPASALERAHVRAMALTVACEIHPLNNLRVLQYLTQTLGVDEAAKNTWYHHWVASGFAALEILLKRHSGRYCFGDTVTLADLCLVPQVYNAQRFNVDLTPYPNIMRVWTECNQLEAFADAAPERQADAV; encoded by the coding sequence ATGAAGCTTTATGGTTATTGGCGCTCAAGCGCGGCGTACCGTGTTCGCATCGCCCTCAATCTTAAGGGTATTTCAGCCGAGCAGTTGTCTGTGCATCTTGTACGTGATGGCGGCGAGCAACATAAAGCGGCCTACAGTGCGCTCAATCCGCTGGAGTTAGTGCCAACCTTAGTGATGGACGATGAGTTAGATGCAGATGCATTGTCGCAATCCTTAGCCATTATCGAATATCTTGATGAGATACACCCACAGTCGCCATTATTGCCTGCATCGGCTCTTGAGCGTGCCCATGTGCGCGCCATGGCACTCACGGTAGCTTGTGAAATTCACCCATTAAACAATTTGCGGGTATTGCAGTATTTAACTCAAACCTTAGGGGTCGATGAAGCGGCTAAAAATACTTGGTATCACCACTGGGTTGCAAGTGGTTTTGCTGCCCTAGAAATCTTGTTGAAAAGGCACAGTGGTCGTTACTGCTTTGGGGATACAGTGACATTAGCCGACTTGTGTTTAGTGCCGCAGGTGTATAACGCTCAGCGTTTTAATGTGGATTTAACGCCTTATCCCAATATCATGCGCGTGTGGACTGAGTGTAATCAGCTAGAAGCTTTTGCCGATGCGGCCCCAGAGCGCCAAGCGGATGCTGTGTGA
- the tyrR gene encoding transcriptional regulator TyrR, with protein sequence MRLEVSCQDRVGLAKDILVVLERYGINLIAIDASNQGFLYLQFAEISFETLSALMPQIRKVESVHDVRTVSFMPSEQEHYALKTLLKTLPDSVFSIDAKARIRIVNESALLNIGMGEHEVLEESLNHWVQGFNFSRWLSESQVLPQAARVQIGPNEYLAEMLPIYLPDEDEKTILVGAVVSLKSPARVGKQFNALQNQTTGFENVLASSDKMKEVLKQARRMAQLDAPLLITGETGTGKELMARASHDASMRREKPFIAINCAALPDSAAEEELFGYVSQGKVVKRGFFEEAKGGTVFLDEVAEMSKAAQVKLLRLLQDGTFRRIGGDEEVRADVRIICSTQKNLAELCQTGEFREDLYYRIHVLSYHIPSLRERKVDIIPLTEMFLEHYSQQLSSPVRRISAQCRDHLLTYAWPGNVRQLKNAVFRAVSMWDGSAELTVEQLKLPSYAEGFGYFDNEFEGNLDDAMKQFEASLLRRLYPAYPSTRQLAKKLGVSHTAIANKLREYKIAKRR encoded by the coding sequence ATGCGCTTGGAAGTCAGCTGTCAGGATCGTGTTGGTTTAGCCAAAGATATCTTAGTCGTGTTAGAGCGTTATGGTATTAATTTAATTGCCATTGATGCCAGTAACCAAGGATTCCTGTACTTACAATTTGCCGAAATCAGTTTTGAAACCTTAAGTGCCTTGATGCCGCAGATCCGCAAAGTGGAAAGTGTCCACGATGTGCGTACGGTTTCGTTTATGCCCTCAGAGCAAGAACATTACGCCCTTAAAACCCTGCTCAAAACCTTACCCGATTCCGTTTTCTCCATCGATGCTAAAGCGCGTATCCGTATCGTTAACGAGTCCGCCTTGCTCAATATCGGCATGGGTGAGCACGAAGTGCTCGAAGAGTCGCTCAATCATTGGGTGCAAGGTTTTAATTTCAGCCGATGGTTGAGTGAAAGCCAAGTCTTACCGCAAGCGGCGAGGGTACAAATTGGTCCAAACGAATATCTAGCCGAAATGCTGCCGATTTACCTGCCCGATGAGGATGAAAAAACCATCTTAGTTGGCGCTGTTGTGTCGCTAAAATCCCCCGCGCGGGTTGGAAAACAATTTAACGCGCTGCAGAATCAAACCACTGGCTTTGAAAATGTATTAGCCAGCAGTGACAAAATGAAGGAAGTGCTTAAGCAAGCGCGGCGGATGGCCCAGCTCGATGCGCCTTTATTGATCACAGGTGAAACGGGTACTGGCAAAGAATTAATGGCTAGAGCCAGCCACGATGCCAGCATGCGCCGCGAGAAACCCTTTATCGCCATTAACTGCGCCGCTCTGCCCGACAGCGCTGCCGAAGAAGAACTATTCGGTTATGTCAGTCAGGGCAAAGTCGTTAAACGGGGTTTCTTTGAAGAAGCCAAGGGCGGCACAGTATTTCTCGATGAAGTGGCTGAGATGTCCAAGGCCGCTCAAGTTAAGCTGCTTCGTCTATTGCAAGATGGCACCTTTAGACGTATTGGCGGCGATGAAGAAGTCCGTGCCGATGTGCGGATCATCTGCTCAACCCAGAAAAATTTAGCCGAACTGTGCCAAACCGGTGAGTTTAGGGAAGATTTGTACTATCGGATCCATGTGCTGAGTTATCACATACCGTCACTGCGCGAGCGTAAAGTCGATATCATTCCACTGACGGAAATGTTCCTCGAACATTATAGCCAACAGTTGTCTAGCCCAGTGCGGCGGATTTCGGCCCAGTGCCGTGATCATTTGCTCACCTACGCTTGGCCAGGTAACGTACGCCAATTAAAGAACGCAGTATTTAGAGCTGTGTCTATGTGGGATGGTTCGGCCGAGTTGACGGTAGAACAATTAAAACTGCCGTCCTACGCCGAAGGTTTTGGTTACTTTGACAATGAGTTTGAAGGCAATCTCGACGATGCGATGAAGCAGTTTGAGGCGAGTCTGTTGCGCCGATTATATCCTGCCTATCCGAGCACTCGGCAGTTAGCGAAAAAGCTCGGGGTGTCGCACACCGCTATTGCCAATAAGCTGCGTGAGTACAAGATAGCCAAGCGTCGTTAA